A genomic window from Silene latifolia isolate original U9 population chromosome Y, ASM4854445v1, whole genome shotgun sequence includes:
- the LOC141633009 gene encoding uncharacterized protein LOC141633009: MLIIYNIPPWLTTKRKYIMLTLLISGPKQPGNDIDVYLAPLIEDLKLLWNDGVEVFDATYGNLSGYQLKTDKGCPVCGDDTESDWLEHSGKFSYRGGRRFLPENHQYRKKKKAFYGKREHRKPPLFLSGEEYYDKVKNITTIFGKPYVPPPDGVYHTKRSIFWEILAALTKDGVKARNDMAARGRIELKPIEKGKRIYIPPSCTTLSKKEKMIVCESLKGVKIVFPKHVRQVITKLCLFLDAINSKDIHPDTLDDLQTDVVVTLCELEMYFPISFFDIMVHLVIHLVRKIKLCGPVFQRNMWAMEREMGTYKRRMKNRCRPEGSIVKAIIACETIQFCVDYMADFKPIGVPISRHEEVHPYLTEHLDLLKLQNPHKRDDWLLNEHSRTFAGWFKGKVMSELSTQSHNVSANLRWLAYGHKSNITSFEGYDINGFCFYTSRQDEKSTMQNSGVTLLASSEEYVGKGKDPVDITRAYYGKNEDIWELEYVTFSVPLFRCKWVDCDKGVTVDDMGFILVNFNVVGHIHEPFILASQAKQVFYIEDPLDKRSFVVRYGKRHILGVDGVVDEEEYDQLDELPPISVKRRSVQDLSDESYLRQDHDEGLWFDKLK, translated from the exons ATGTTGATAATTTACAATATCCCTCCTTGGCTTACCACAAAGAGAAAATACATTATGTTAACACTCCTAATTTCGGGACCTAagcaacctggaaatgacattGACGTGTATTTGGCTCCTCTAATTGAAGACTTGAAACTCTTGTGGAACGATGGGGTAGAGGTGTTTGATGCAA CTTATGGTAACCTTTCTGGATACCAACTGAAGACTGATAAGGGATGTCCGGTATGCGGGGATGACACTGAATCTGATTGGTTGGAGCACAGTGGCAAATTTTCGTACAGAGGTGGTCGTCGTTTTCTACCTGAAAATCATCAATATCGAAAGAAGAAGAAGGCTTTTTATGGGAAAAGGGAGCATAGGAAACCCCCTTTGTTTTTGAGTGGAGAAGAGTACTACGATAAGGTTAAGAATATAACTACAATTTTTGGAAAACCGTACGTACCTCCACCAGATGGAGTATATCATACAAAGAGGTCAATTTTTTGGGAAATATTGGCAGCACTT ACTAAGGATGGGGTGAAAGCTCGAAATGACATGGCTGCTAGAGGGCGTATCGAGTTAAAACCAATTGAGAAGGGAAAACGTATCTATATACCACCGTCTTGCACGACTCTTTCTAAGAAGGAGAAGATGATTGTCTGTGAATCTTTAAAAGGGGTCAAG ATTGTATTTCCTAAGCATGTTAGGCAAGTCATCACCAAGCTTTGCCTCTTCCTTGATGCAATCAACTCAAAAGATATCCACCCTGACACCTTAGATGACTTGCAAACGGATGTTGTTGTGACTTTATGTGAATTAGAGATGTACTTTCCGATTTCTTTCTTTGATATCATGGTACACTTGGTCATTCATTTAGTGCGTAAGATTAAACTTTGTGGTCCGGTGTTTCAAAGAAACATGTGGGCGATGGAGCGAGAGATGGGTACTTATAAGAGACGAATGAAGAATCGTTGTCGTCCTGAAGGTAGTATTGTTAAAGCAATAATTGCATGTGAGACAATCCAATTCTGTGTTGACTATATGGCAGATTTTAAACCTATTGGAGTTCCCATATCTCGGCACGAAG AGGTCCATCCCTATTTAACCGAGCACCTGGATTTACTGAAGCTCCAAAATCCACATAAACGCGATGACTGGTTGTTGAATGAACATAGTCGGACTTTTGCGGGGTGGTTTAAAGGTAAGGTGATGAGTGAGTTGTCTACACAATCTCATAATGTAAGTGCTAACTTACGCTGGTTAGCATATGGCCATAAATCGAACATCACATCATTTGAAGGGTATGATATCAATGGGTTTTGCTTTTACACAAGCCGACAAGATGAGAAGAGTACAATGCAGAATAGTGGAGTGACTCTTCTTGCATCATCAGAAGAATATGTTGGAAAGGGTAAGGATCCCGTAGACATCACAAGGGCGTACTATGGGAAAAATGAGGATATTTGGGAGCTTGAGTATGTAACTTTTAGTGTACCCTTGTTTCGGTGTAAATGGGTAGATTGTGATAAGGGTGTCACCGTTGACGATATGGGATTCATTTTGGTAAACTTTAATGTTGTTGGACATATACATGAACCCTTCATTCTTGCATCTCAAGCAAAACAAGTATTCTACATTGAAGATCCTTTAGATAAGAGATCATTCGTGGTTCGTTATGGGAAAAGGCATATTCTTGGTGTCGATGGAGTAGTTGACGAAGAAGAATATGATCAACTTGATGAACTGCCTCCTATTTCTGTCAAGCGTCGATCGGTTCAAGATTTAAGTGATGAAAGTTATTTGCGTCAAGATCATGATGAGGGTCTATGGTTTGATAAATTAAAATAG
- the LOC141633010 gene encoding deacetoxyvindoline 4-hydroxylase-like, with product MWMRFFTDLAGGNNRIIHEEVVQKIRDAASTYDFFQVLNHGMEVSALDRLVGAIRAFFEQPDEEKIKYYNQDSVASGVGYFSNYDLLYSKAASWRDTLQVQLGPKYVDPNAILNVCKAEVMEWAKEVKKLSARLLSILLEGLGLSGDRLSPESYLARINMAGQYYPYCPEPDKTIGIASHSDHGTLIVLLQDDVGGLQVKYSGEWIDLKIVRVYANPLPRSRIFVPVFFNPAITSDKLYGPLPELVSPEKPTLYKQFTISDMIAKFLKELKDKTV from the exons ATGTGGATGAGATTCTTCACTGACTTGGCAGGG GGAAACAATAGGATTATTCACGAAGAAGTGGTGCAAAAAATAAGGGACGCTGCTTCTACGTACGACTTCTTTCAAGTGCTGAACCATGGCATGGAAGTGTCGGCCCTCGACCGGCTAGTTGGCGCAATCAGGGCCTTTTTCGAACAGCCAGACGAGGAAAAAATCAAGTACTATAACCAGGACTCTGTTGCATCCGGTGTGGGTTATTTCTCTAACTATGACTTGTTATATTCCAAGGCCGCGAGTTGGCGCGATACACTTCAAGTTCAACTAGGCCCCAAATATGTCGATCCTAATGCCATCCTAAAtgtttgcaa AGCTGAGGTGATGGAGTGGGCAAAAGAGGTGAAGAAGTTGAGTGCGCGGCTTTTAAGTATTTTGTTAGAAGGATTAGGATTAAGTGGTGATAGACTAAGCCCGGAATCATATTTGGCGAGGATAAACATGGCTGGACAGTACTATCCATACTGTCCTGAACCCGACAAGACAATTGGGATCGCATCACACTCAGATCACGGAACCTTGATAGTTCTATTGCAGGACGATGTTGGTGGATTACAAGTCAAGTATAGTGGAGAATGGATTGATCTCAAGATAGTCCGTGTATACGCTAATCCTTTACCAAGATCAAGAATATTTGTTCCCGTGTTTTTCAACCCAGCCATAACTAGTGACAAGTTATATGGACCTCTACCGGAGTTGGTTTCCCCAGAAAAGCCAACGTTGTACAAGCAATTCACTATCTCAGATATGATTGCAAAATTCCTTAAGGAGTTGAAGGACAAGACTGTCTAA